One part of the Bradyrhizobium sp. CB1650 genome encodes these proteins:
- a CDS encoding ABC transporter substrate-binding protein — protein sequence MTLKHVTGLLCAAAMSLAFAAGARAEDKVVKIGVIMPMSGGTASIGAHAKAAIEVAMDIINNAHPELGNLPLAKNAGLAGLGGAKIEAVFADNQGNPATGQNQALRLITEEKVAAVFGAYQSGITLTSSAIAEKYGVPYLNSESVAANLTERGFKWFFRTTPIATDFAKIYTEFLADLKAQGAKTDSVALVHDNTEYGTSVANTISAAFKEKGQPIAVDVAYPVNATDVQGQVLQLKDKKPDVIIMISYTSDAILFAKTMQSLDYKPPVLLADDAGYSDPSFIKAVGKISQGVFNRSSWSVGPSGSPSAIIADMYKKKSAEEMDDTVGRQMQGFFVLADAIDRAGSTEPAKIQAALKATDLKPEQLMMGYKGVKFDDKGQNVLASGLIIQLQDGENYVAVWPKANAAKAPMLPYKGW from the coding sequence ATGACATTGAAGCACGTCACCGGGCTGCTTTGCGCGGCCGCGATGTCCCTTGCGTTCGCGGCGGGCGCGCGGGCCGAGGACAAGGTCGTCAAGATCGGCGTGATCATGCCGATGTCCGGCGGCACCGCCTCGATCGGCGCGCATGCCAAGGCGGCGATCGAGGTCGCCATGGACATCATCAACAACGCACATCCCGAGCTCGGAAATCTGCCGCTGGCGAAGAACGCCGGGCTTGCCGGCCTCGGCGGTGCCAAGATCGAGGCTGTCTTCGCCGACAACCAGGGCAATCCGGCCACGGGACAGAACCAGGCGCTGCGTCTGATCACGGAAGAGAAGGTGGCGGCCGTGTTCGGCGCCTATCAGTCCGGCATCACGCTGACCTCGAGCGCGATCGCCGAGAAATACGGCGTTCCCTATCTCAACTCGGAATCGGTCGCCGCCAATCTCACCGAGCGCGGCTTCAAATGGTTCTTTCGCACCACGCCGATCGCCACCGACTTCGCCAAGATCTACACGGAGTTCCTGGCCGACCTGAAGGCTCAGGGTGCCAAGACCGACAGCGTCGCGCTCGTTCACGACAACACCGAATACGGAACCTCGGTTGCGAACACGATCAGCGCCGCCTTCAAGGAAAAGGGGCAGCCGATCGCGGTCGACGTCGCCTATCCCGTCAATGCGACGGACGTGCAGGGGCAGGTGCTGCAGCTCAAGGACAAGAAGCCCGACGTGATCATCATGATCAGCTACACCTCGGATGCGATCCTGTTCGCCAAGACCATGCAGTCGCTCGACTACAAGCCGCCCGTACTGCTCGCCGACGACGCCGGCTATTCGGACCCGTCCTTCATCAAGGCGGTCGGCAAGATCTCGCAAGGCGTCTTCAACCGTTCGTCCTGGTCGGTCGGGCCGTCAGGCTCGCCGTCAGCCATCATCGCGGACATGTACAAGAAGAAGAGCGCCGAAGAGATGGACGACACCGTCGGCCGCCAGATGCAGGGTTTCTTCGTGCTGGCCGACGCGATCGACCGCGCCGGCTCGACCGAGCCGGCAAAAATCCAGGCCGCGCTGAAGGCGACCGATCTCAAGCCTGAGCAGCTCATGATGGGCTACAAGGGCGTGAAGTTCGACGACAAGGGCCAGAACGTTCTGGCTTCCGGCCTGATCATCCAGCTCCAGGACGGCGAGAACTACGTCGCGGTGTGGCCGAAGGCCAATGCCGCAAAGGCGCCGATGCTGCCCTACAAGGGCTGGTGA
- a CDS encoding DUF1428 family protein codes for MLAVPKDKIEAYKTLARTACAVWMEYGALNYVECIGDDVPYGELTSFPRAVMAKEDEVVVFSWIVYRDRQHRDAVNKQVMADPRLKGSDMPFDGKRMIYGGFETLLQAHDAVA; via the coding sequence GTGCTGGCCGTGCCGAAGGACAAGATCGAGGCCTACAAGACGCTCGCGCGGACGGCCTGCGCCGTCTGGATGGAATACGGCGCTCTCAACTACGTCGAATGCATCGGCGACGACGTTCCCTATGGCGAACTGACATCCTTTCCGCGCGCGGTGATGGCGAAAGAGGATGAGGTCGTGGTGTTCTCCTGGATCGTCTACCGCGACCGGCAGCATCGCGATGCCGTCAACAAGCAGGTTATGGCGGACCCGCGGCTGAAGGGCAGCGACATGCCGTTCGACGGCAAGCGGATGATCTATGGCGGTTTCGAAACGCTGCTCCAGGCGCACGACGCCGTGGCCTGA
- a CDS encoding DUF72 domain-containing protein — protein MARVLIGTSGWHYASWRGPFFPDGLPLKQQLRYYAGQFETTELNGVFYRTPTPAAVKSWREETGRDFVFAWKASKFITHWKRLSDRSENSLELLEDRISLLRGKVGPILFQLPPQFEANADRLASFFKLLSRKRRYSFEFRHPSWYQPRILHMLRDENISLCLSDHHDAPAPWTRTADFVYVRGHGPSGRYHGHYSRPALAQWARRIKSWKRQGCDVFVYFDNDQKSAAPTDALKLKSLL, from the coding sequence ATGGCACGGGTTCTGATCGGTACCTCCGGCTGGCACTACGCCTCCTGGCGAGGACCGTTCTTTCCCGACGGCCTGCCGCTCAAACAGCAGCTTCGCTATTACGCCGGTCAGTTCGAGACCACCGAGCTGAACGGCGTATTCTACCGCACCCCTACACCCGCGGCGGTCAAATCCTGGCGGGAGGAGACCGGCCGAGATTTCGTCTTCGCGTGGAAAGCCTCAAAATTCATCACGCACTGGAAGCGCCTGTCCGACCGATCCGAGAACAGCCTCGAACTTCTGGAGGATCGCATTTCCCTGCTGCGCGGCAAGGTCGGGCCGATCCTGTTTCAATTGCCGCCGCAATTCGAGGCGAATGCCGACCGCCTCGCCTCCTTCTTCAAGCTGTTGTCGCGCAAGCGTCGCTACAGTTTCGAGTTTCGTCATCCGAGCTGGTATCAGCCGCGCATCCTGCACATGCTGAGGGATGAGAACATCTCGCTCTGCCTCTCAGACCATCACGATGCACCCGCACCCTGGACGCGCACCGCGGACTTCGTCTACGTCCGCGGCCACGGCCCGAGCGGGCGCTATCACGGTCACTATTCGCGGCCGGCGCTCGCGCAATGGGCGCGGCGCATCAAATCCTGGAAACGGCAAGGCTGCGACGTGTTTGTGTATTTCGACAATGACCAGAAAAGCGCGGCTCCGACCGACGCGCTGAAGCTCAAATCGCTGCTGTGA
- a CDS encoding flavodoxin family protein has product MPEPDVRKGMPPVKLSRDEFESRYRRQFIDPAFAPLQQELDAIIAAAWDAYSHSRKAPVTRKAGEGFADPDYDIAVDWLDARAAILEAQRRHDDASETPRILIINGSARSEHTCPGEMSKTWRMVKLAEPAFIEMGFAVDILDLSRLCSEFGKTIHPCKSCVATAMPLCHWPCSCYPNYALGQASDWMNEIYPLWVAAHGILIVAPVNWYHVPGGLKAMMDRLVCADGGNPDPTSTHGKKADEAKTLELKGWPYPRHLAGRCFGLIVHGDSVGAEGMRRALSDWLTDMHLISTGRVGELDGYVGYMEQYATSHQALDEDREFQQEVMNTARALGRAVKFARSGRYQDPGAGLSDPNPK; this is encoded by the coding sequence ATGCCGGAACCGGACGTTCGCAAGGGGATGCCGCCCGTCAAGCTGTCGCGCGATGAGTTCGAAAGCCGCTACAGGCGTCAGTTCATCGATCCCGCCTTCGCGCCGCTCCAGCAAGAGCTCGATGCAATCATCGCAGCCGCCTGGGACGCCTACAGCCATTCGCGCAAGGCGCCGGTCACGCGGAAGGCGGGCGAGGGCTTCGCCGATCCCGACTACGACATCGCCGTCGACTGGCTCGATGCGCGCGCTGCGATTCTGGAGGCGCAGCGCCGGCACGACGACGCCAGCGAGACGCCACGCATCCTCATCATCAACGGCTCGGCCCGCAGCGAGCACACCTGCCCGGGCGAAATGTCGAAGACGTGGCGCATGGTGAAGCTGGCCGAACCGGCTTTCATCGAGATGGGGTTCGCCGTCGACATTCTCGATCTCTCGCGGCTGTGCTCGGAGTTCGGCAAGACCATTCACCCCTGCAAGTCCTGCGTCGCGACCGCCATGCCGCTTTGCCACTGGCCGTGCAGTTGTTATCCGAACTACGCGCTGGGCCAGGCCAGCGACTGGATGAACGAGATCTATCCGCTCTGGGTCGCTGCACACGGCATCCTGATCGTGGCGCCGGTGAACTGGTATCACGTGCCGGGCGGGTTGAAGGCGATGATGGACCGTCTCGTCTGCGCCGATGGTGGCAATCCCGACCCGACGTCGACCCACGGCAAGAAGGCCGATGAGGCCAAGACGCTGGAGCTGAAGGGCTGGCCTTATCCGCGTCACCTCGCCGGCCGTTGTTTCGGTCTGATCGTTCACGGCGACAGCGTCGGCGCCGAAGGCATGCGCCGGGCCTTGTCCGACTGGCTGACCGACATGCATTTGATCTCGACCGGGCGCGTCGGTGAGCTCGACGGTTACGTCGGCTATATGGAGCAATACGCCACATCGCATCAGGCGCTCGACGAGGATCGCGAATTTCAGCAGGAGGTGATGAATACGGCCCGCGCGCTCGGCCGTGCCGTCAAGTTCGCCAGGAGCGGACGGTATCAAGACCCGGGCGCGGGGCTGTCGGATCCGAATCCCAAATGA
- a CDS encoding Crp/Fnr family transcriptional regulator, whose product MPLSTLDRGQTETAIRRLNALRPLSAQASAALEHAMLEGMQRAGAGEDLISEGDAVDSIRIVLSGWLCRYKTLEDGRRQIVNFILPGESCDANAFLLSVMDHSIATMTPVVYSEIKRARFEGLLASERSLAEAFWCETLLNNAIQREWAINLGRRVALERVAHLFCEIFERLRPVGMIEGNSCIMPVTQMDLADATGLSVVHLNRTLQELRASGLIVLRERTLTINDLDALKDAALYSTGYLQQYRRH is encoded by the coding sequence ATGCCCCTGTCAACCCTCGATCGAGGCCAGACGGAGACGGCCATCCGCCGGCTGAATGCGCTGCGGCCGTTGTCGGCGCAAGCATCCGCCGCGCTCGAGCACGCCATGCTCGAAGGGATGCAGCGCGCTGGAGCCGGCGAGGATCTGATTTCCGAGGGTGATGCCGTCGACAGCATCCGCATCGTTCTCTCGGGATGGCTCTGCCGCTACAAGACGCTTGAGGACGGCCGGCGCCAGATCGTCAATTTCATCTTGCCGGGCGAGAGCTGCGATGCGAATGCGTTCCTGCTGTCGGTGATGGATCATTCCATCGCGACGATGACGCCGGTCGTCTATAGCGAAATCAAACGCGCGCGTTTCGAAGGCCTGCTGGCGAGTGAACGTTCGCTCGCCGAAGCGTTCTGGTGCGAGACCCTCCTAAACAACGCCATCCAGCGCGAATGGGCCATCAATCTCGGCCGCCGCGTGGCACTGGAGCGGGTGGCGCATCTGTTCTGCGAGATCTTCGAGCGGCTTCGCCCGGTCGGGATGATCGAGGGCAATTCCTGCATCATGCCGGTGACGCAGATGGATCTCGCGGACGCCACCGGCCTTTCAGTCGTCCATCTCAACCGCACGCTCCAGGAGCTGCGGGCCTCCGGCCTGATCGTGCTGCGGGAGCGCACCTTGACCATCAACGACCTCGATGCTCTCAAGGATGCGGCGCTGTATTCGACGGGCTACCTGCAACAATATCGCCGGCACTGA